A part of Rattus rattus isolate New Zealand chromosome 6, Rrattus_CSIRO_v1, whole genome shotgun sequence genomic DNA contains:
- the LOC116902937 gene encoding cytochrome c oxidase subunit 6C-2-like: MSSSALLPKPQMRGLLAKCLQVQIVGAFVVALGVAAAYKFGVAEPRKKAYADFYRNHDSMKDFEETGKAGVFQRAKNSLDCAP, encoded by the coding sequence ATGAGTTCCAGTGCATTGTTGCCGAAACCACAGATGCGTGGTCTTCTGGCCAAGTGCCTGCAGGTTCAGATTGTCGGCGCATTCGTTGTGGCCCTAGGAGTTGCTGCTGCCTATAAGTTTGGTGTGGCTGAACCAAGAAAGAAGGCTTATGCAGATTTCTACAGGAATCATGATTCCATGAAAGATTTTGAAGAGACGGGGAAGGCTGGTGTCTTTCAGCGTGCGAAGAATTCTCTGGATTGTGCCCCGTAG